In the Gammaproteobacteria bacterium genome, one interval contains:
- the rpoZ gene encoding DNA-directed RNA polymerase subunit omega, producing MARVTVEDCLEKLPNQFELTLVAAKRARQLARGAEAKIPWGNHKSTVVSLREIAEGHVDREVLDEADLPAVQAPKVELEALDPLDALDL from the coding sequence ATGGCTCGTGTCACCGTCGAAGATTGTCTGGAAAAACTGCCGAATCAGTTCGAACTGACTTTGGTGGCCGCCAAACGTGCTCGCCAGCTTGCGCGCGGCGCCGAAGCCAAGATTCCCTGGGGCAATCACAAGTCCACCGTCGTTTCCTTGCGCGAGATCGCGGAAGGCCACGTGGACCGCGAGGTGCTGGACGAAGCCGATCTGCCGGCCGTTCAGGCGCCGAAGGTTGAACTCGAAGCGCTGGACCCGCTGGACGCGCTCGACCTCTGA
- the gmk gene encoding guanylate kinase, whose amino-acid sequence MSNEVERGGLFVVSAPSGGGKTSLTRAAIAELARRQMSAEISVSYTTRKCRPGETDGQHYHFVDEAGFVAMIDNGEFFEHAEVFGRRYGTGRAKTEELLARGVDVVLDIDWQGARQVKAQMPEAIGIFILPPSVEVLEQRLHSRGQDSAETIAERMAEAHGEIAHHAEYDYLIVNDDFAQALDELIAVFVARRLSRPVASARHAGLVERLLDSTARKV is encoded by the coding sequence ATGTCGAATGAGGTGGAGCGCGGCGGTCTGTTCGTCGTTTCGGCGCCGTCGGGTGGGGGCAAGACCTCGCTGACACGGGCGGCCATCGCCGAGCTCGCGCGCCGTCAGATGTCTGCGGAGATTTCGGTGTCGTATACCACCCGCAAATGCCGGCCTGGCGAAACCGATGGGCAGCACTATCATTTCGTCGACGAAGCCGGATTTGTGGCGATGATCGACAACGGAGAGTTTTTCGAGCACGCCGAAGTGTTCGGCCGGCGCTATGGCACCGGTCGCGCAAAGACTGAAGAACTGTTGGCGCGCGGTGTCGATGTGGTCCTCGACATCGACTGGCAGGGCGCCCGCCAAGTCAAGGCGCAGATGCCGGAGGCGATCGGCATCTTCATTCTGCCGCCGTCGGTCGAAGTCCTGGAGCAACGCCTGCATTCGCGAGGACAGGACAGCGCTGAAACGATCGCCGAACGCATGGCGGAGGCACACGGTGAAATCGCGCACCATGCCGAATACGACTATCTGATCGTCAACGACGATTTTGCGCAGGCGCTGGATGAATTGATCGCCGTCTTTGTGGCACGCCGACTCAGCCGCCCCGTGGCCTCGGCCCGTCATGCCGGGCTGGTCGAACGTCTGCTGGATTCCACGGCGCGGAAGGTATAG
- a CDS encoding YicC family protein yields MIRSMTGYARAELQNQAGQITWELRSVNHRYLDLQLRLPEEFRGLENELRTMAAECVSRGKVEAQLRYSTEIDGGNIKIDRSRLQQVLDALELVREAAGASSQIDLQRVLAWPGVVSESSADFAPLQALALETYKAALDDFAQTREREGERLRQYLMQRCELMESLVAAVRKRLPEVRGGMLDKVRERCRELGVDVDPGRLEQELALLAQRLDVDEEMSRLATHIGEVRRTLGRDDAVGRRLDFLMQELNREANTLSSKSQDAEMTRCAVEMKVLIEQMREQVQNVE; encoded by the coding sequence ATGATACGCAGCATGACTGGCTACGCGCGGGCGGAACTGCAGAACCAGGCAGGACAGATCACCTGGGAACTACGATCCGTCAATCACCGTTACCTCGATCTGCAGTTGCGCTTGCCGGAAGAATTTCGTGGACTCGAAAATGAGCTGCGGACGATGGCAGCCGAATGCGTGTCGCGCGGCAAGGTGGAGGCGCAGCTTCGCTATTCAACAGAGATTGATGGCGGCAACATCAAGATCGATCGATCGCGGCTGCAGCAGGTTCTCGATGCGCTGGAGCTGGTGCGGGAGGCCGCCGGTGCAAGCTCACAAATCGATCTACAGCGCGTCCTCGCCTGGCCGGGGGTGGTCAGCGAATCGTCCGCAGACTTTGCGCCGCTACAGGCCTTGGCTCTGGAAACCTACAAGGCCGCCTTGGACGATTTCGCCCAAACTCGCGAGCGTGAAGGCGAGCGCCTGCGCCAGTACCTGATGCAGCGCTGCGAGTTGATGGAATCCTTGGTTGCGGCCGTGCGGAAGCGTCTTCCGGAAGTGCGTGGCGGAATGCTGGATAAGGTCCGGGAGCGATGCCGAGAGCTCGGCGTCGACGTCGATCCCGGTCGCCTTGAGCAGGAGTTGGCGCTGCTGGCCCAGCGCCTGGATGTCGATGAGGAAATGTCGAGACTGGCCACCCATATCGGCGAAGTTCGAAGAACCTTGGGGCGGGACGACGCGGTGGGGCGCCGTCTCGATTTCCTGATGCAGGAACTCAATCGCGAAGCGAACACCTTGTCGTCCAAGTCTCAGGATGCGGAGATGACGCGCTGCGCGGTGGAGATGAAGGTGCTGATCGAACAGATGCGCGAGCAGGTCCAGAATGTCGAATGA